One genomic segment of Gadus chalcogrammus isolate NIFS_2021 chromosome 3, NIFS_Gcha_1.0, whole genome shotgun sequence includes these proteins:
- the LOC130377798 gene encoding E3 ubiquitin-protein ligase pellino homolog 1-like isoform X2 — protein sequence MGYNGSLSPTGEKGRRRSRFALCRRAKANGVKPSVVHASCTTQAAKAISNKDQHSISYTLSRAQTVVVEYTHDGSTDMFQVGRSTEGPIDLVVTDTVPGGSQGPASRLSIQSTISRFACRIICQRNPPYTACIYAAGFDSSKNIFLGEKAAKWRTPDGQMDGLTTNGVLVMHPHHGFTQDSGPGLWREISVCGSVFTLRETRSAQHRGKMLEAESQELVDGSLIDLCGATLLWRTAEGLAGTPTVKHLEALRQELNAGRPQCPVGFNTLAFPSLRRSEVLDDKRPWAYLRCGHVHGYHGWAGPGGGGPEAAGGEAKEEWECPMCRARGSYVPLWLGCEVGFYVDAAAPTHAFSPCGHVCSEKTAAYWSQIPLPHGTHTFHTACPFCALPLLAERGGYVRLIFQGPLD from the exons gtacaatggctccctctctcccacaggggagaaggggagacgAAGAAGCCGCTTCGCCCTGTGCCGCAGGGCCAAGGCCAACGGGGTGAAGCCCAGCGTGGTTCATGCCTCCTGCACGACCCAGGCCGCCAAG GCCATCAGCAACAAGGACCAGCACAGCATCTCCTACACCCTCTCCAGAGCGCAGACGGTGGTGGTAGAGTACACCCACGACGGCAGCACAGACATGTTCCAG GTGGGCCGTTCCACGGAGGGCCCCATCGACCTGGTGGTGACGGACACAGTGCCCGGTGGCTCCCAGGGGCCGGCGAGCCGGCTGTCCATCCAGAGCACCATCTCCCGCTTCGCCTGCCGCATCATCTGCCAGAGGAATCCCCCGTACACCGCCTGCATCTACGCAGCCGGCTTTGACTCCTCCAAGAACATCTTCTTAGGG GAGAAGGCGGCCAAGTGGAGGACGCCGGATGGCCAGATGGACGGACTCACCACCAATGGCGTGCTGGTGATGCACCCGCACCATGGCTTCACCCAGGACTCGGGTCCGGGCCTGTGGAGGGAGATCTCTGTCTGCGGCAGTGTCTTCACCCTGAGGGAGACCCGGTCTGCCCAGCACCGGGGGAAGATG TTGGAGGCAGAGTCCCAGGAGCTGGTCGACGGCTCTCTCATCGACCTGTGCGGCGCCACCCTCCTGTGGCGCACGGCCGAGGGCCTGGCCGGCACGCCCACCGTAAAGCACCTGGAAGCGCTGCGGCAGGAGCTGAATGCGGGCCGGCCCCAGTGCCCCGTGGGCTTCAACACGCTGGCCTTCCCCAGCCTGCGGCGCAGTGAGGTGCTGGACGACAAGCGGCCCTGGGCCTACTTGCGCTGCGGCCACGTGCACGGCTACCATGGCTGGGCGGGCCCTGGGGGCGGTGGCCCCGAGGCGGCCGGCGGCGAGGCCAAAGAGGAGTGGGAGTGCCCCATGTGCCGGGCGCGGGGCAGCTACGTGCCGCTGTGGCTTGGCTGCGAGGTGGGCTTCTATGTGGACGCGGCGGCCCCCACGCACGCCTTCTCGCCCTGCGGACACGTGTGCTCGGAGAAGACGGCGGCCTACTGGAGCCAGATCCCGCTGCCCCACGGCACCCACACCTTCCACACCGCCTGCCCCTTCTGCGCCCTGCCGCTGCTGGCCGAGCGCGGCGGCTACGTCAGGCTCATCTTCCAGGGACCTCTGGACTAG
- the LOC130377798 gene encoding E3 ubiquitin-protein ligase pellino homolog 1-like isoform X1: MFSPAPQEKTPTALASTKGPVPYGELILLGYNGSLSPTGEKGRRRSRFALCRRAKANGVKPSVVHASCTTQAAKAISNKDQHSISYTLSRAQTVVVEYTHDGSTDMFQVGRSTEGPIDLVVTDTVPGGSQGPASRLSIQSTISRFACRIICQRNPPYTACIYAAGFDSSKNIFLGEKAAKWRTPDGQMDGLTTNGVLVMHPHHGFTQDSGPGLWREISVCGSVFTLRETRSAQHRGKMLEAESQELVDGSLIDLCGATLLWRTAEGLAGTPTVKHLEALRQELNAGRPQCPVGFNTLAFPSLRRSEVLDDKRPWAYLRCGHVHGYHGWAGPGGGGPEAAGGEAKEEWECPMCRARGSYVPLWLGCEVGFYVDAAAPTHAFSPCGHVCSEKTAAYWSQIPLPHGTHTFHTACPFCALPLLAERGGYVRLIFQGPLD, translated from the exons gtacaatggctccctctctcccacaggggagaaggggagacgAAGAAGCCGCTTCGCCCTGTGCCGCAGGGCCAAGGCCAACGGGGTGAAGCCCAGCGTGGTTCATGCCTCCTGCACGACCCAGGCCGCCAAG GCCATCAGCAACAAGGACCAGCACAGCATCTCCTACACCCTCTCCAGAGCGCAGACGGTGGTGGTAGAGTACACCCACGACGGCAGCACAGACATGTTCCAG GTGGGCCGTTCCACGGAGGGCCCCATCGACCTGGTGGTGACGGACACAGTGCCCGGTGGCTCCCAGGGGCCGGCGAGCCGGCTGTCCATCCAGAGCACCATCTCCCGCTTCGCCTGCCGCATCATCTGCCAGAGGAATCCCCCGTACACCGCCTGCATCTACGCAGCCGGCTTTGACTCCTCCAAGAACATCTTCTTAGGG GAGAAGGCGGCCAAGTGGAGGACGCCGGATGGCCAGATGGACGGACTCACCACCAATGGCGTGCTGGTGATGCACCCGCACCATGGCTTCACCCAGGACTCGGGTCCGGGCCTGTGGAGGGAGATCTCTGTCTGCGGCAGTGTCTTCACCCTGAGGGAGACCCGGTCTGCCCAGCACCGGGGGAAGATG TTGGAGGCAGAGTCCCAGGAGCTGGTCGACGGCTCTCTCATCGACCTGTGCGGCGCCACCCTCCTGTGGCGCACGGCCGAGGGCCTGGCCGGCACGCCCACCGTAAAGCACCTGGAAGCGCTGCGGCAGGAGCTGAATGCGGGCCGGCCCCAGTGCCCCGTGGGCTTCAACACGCTGGCCTTCCCCAGCCTGCGGCGCAGTGAGGTGCTGGACGACAAGCGGCCCTGGGCCTACTTGCGCTGCGGCCACGTGCACGGCTACCATGGCTGGGCGGGCCCTGGGGGCGGTGGCCCCGAGGCGGCCGGCGGCGAGGCCAAAGAGGAGTGGGAGTGCCCCATGTGCCGGGCGCGGGGCAGCTACGTGCCGCTGTGGCTTGGCTGCGAGGTGGGCTTCTATGTGGACGCGGCGGCCCCCACGCACGCCTTCTCGCCCTGCGGACACGTGTGCTCGGAGAAGACGGCGGCCTACTGGAGCCAGATCCCGCTGCCCCACGGCACCCACACCTTCCACACCGCCTGCCCCTTCTGCGCCCTGCCGCTGCTGGCCGAGCGCGGCGGCTACGTCAGGCTCATCTTCCAGGGACCTCTGGACTAG